Proteins encoded by one window of Micromonospora coxensis:
- a CDS encoding cupin domain-containing protein has protein sequence MLVRPIGDDQLQPGYGVRYQQIYPHGGEDLADWGVGRAVLDRGEATDAHAHPEHEMFLILSGRGDMTVGTEQRPVVAGEAVVIPADTPHRLVNTGADPLVLLSVYWPPAYGRSDL, from the coding sequence GTGCTCGTCCGACCGATCGGCGACGACCAACTGCAACCCGGCTACGGGGTGCGGTACCAGCAGATCTATCCCCACGGCGGGGAGGACCTGGCCGACTGGGGCGTCGGGCGCGCGGTGCTCGACCGCGGCGAGGCCACCGACGCGCACGCCCACCCCGAGCACGAGATGTTCCTGATCCTGTCCGGACGCGGAGACATGACCGTCGGCACGGAGCAGCGGCCGGTCGTCGCCGGGGAGGCCGTCGTCATTCCCGCCGACACTCCCCACCGCCTCGTCAACACCGGCGCCGACCCGCTGGTGCTGCTGTCCGTGTACTGGCCGCCGGCGTACGGCCGGTCCGACCTGTAG
- a CDS encoding methionine--tRNA ligase, which translates to MPPAERGTDPALSVVTAAPPTPNGDLHLGHLSGPYAAADMYTRARRLTGHDAVYLTGSDLHQSYVPVKARANGVDPYRMADGYADDIARVFAAIGFATDACPRPARDERHRDMVVEFIAILHARGALVPRTGEGLHCAPCDRYLFEAYVSGGCPHCKADSDGNSCEACAQPNVCVDLVDPVCNVCGTSPTRRPYRRLVFPLQRYADRLRAYHARTVMSPQLEALCATMLAAPLPEIPLTHPTDWGIASPVAGFTDQRVYVWAEMVPGYLAALAEALAARGGGDWRAVWDAPESEVVQFFGFDNGYFHTILFPALLMAYDPAIRLPDALLTNEFLHLDDGKFSTSRGHAIWARELLDHVPASAVRFALAHDRPETGPSSFTLDRFRTLVDDELAGRWQSWLDALADRVPLTGVPPLDDPLPGHRRFLADLADLARQCLAAYSAAGFSPRTATRVLVDIVRRATEFAAGQSRLRAFGPSATSDAAVAVETAAARTLAQLAWPVMPEFAEQLWHALGETGSPRWDGVHPAAPGRRLTRTSPFFRPLPADLEQSVWPG; encoded by the coding sequence ATGCCACCGGCCGAGCGCGGCACGGACCCGGCCCTGAGCGTCGTCACCGCGGCGCCACCCACCCCGAACGGCGACCTGCACCTCGGGCATCTCTCCGGGCCGTACGCCGCCGCCGACATGTACACCCGCGCCCGCCGGCTCACCGGGCACGACGCCGTCTACCTGACCGGCTCGGACCTGCACCAGAGCTACGTGCCGGTCAAGGCGCGGGCGAACGGCGTCGACCCGTACCGGATGGCCGACGGCTACGCCGACGACATCGCGCGGGTCTTCGCCGCCATCGGGTTCGCCACCGACGCGTGCCCCCGGCCGGCGCGCGACGAACGGCACCGCGACATGGTGGTCGAGTTCATCGCGATCCTGCACGCACGCGGCGCCCTCGTGCCGCGCACCGGCGAGGGGCTGCACTGCGCACCCTGCGACCGCTACCTGTTCGAGGCGTACGTCTCCGGCGGGTGCCCGCACTGCAAGGCCGACAGCGACGGCAACTCCTGCGAGGCGTGCGCCCAGCCGAACGTCTGCGTGGACCTCGTCGACCCGGTCTGCAACGTGTGCGGCACGTCGCCGACCCGCCGGCCGTACCGCCGGCTGGTCTTCCCCCTGCAGCGGTACGCGGACCGGCTGCGCGCCTACCACGCCCGTACGGTGATGAGCCCGCAGTTGGAGGCGCTCTGCGCGACGATGCTCGCCGCGCCGCTGCCCGAGATCCCGCTGACCCACCCCACCGACTGGGGCATCGCCAGCCCGGTGGCCGGCTTCACCGACCAGCGGGTGTACGTCTGGGCCGAGATGGTGCCGGGATACCTCGCCGCGCTCGCCGAGGCGCTCGCCGCCCGGGGCGGCGGCGACTGGCGGGCGGTGTGGGACGCGCCGGAGAGCGAGGTCGTGCAGTTCTTCGGCTTCGACAACGGCTACTTCCACACGATCCTGTTCCCGGCGCTGCTGATGGCCTACGACCCGGCGATACGGCTGCCCGACGCGCTGCTGACCAACGAGTTCCTGCACCTGGACGACGGGAAGTTCTCCACCAGCCGCGGGCACGCCATCTGGGCCCGGGAACTGCTCGACCACGTCCCGGCGTCCGCCGTGCGCTTCGCCCTGGCCCACGACCGGCCGGAGACCGGACCGTCGTCGTTCACCCTCGACCGGTTCCGCACGCTTGTCGACGACGAACTCGCCGGCCGGTGGCAGTCCTGGTTGGACGCCCTCGCGGACCGGGTGCCCCTGACCGGGGTGCCGCCGCTGGACGACCCGCTGCCCGGCCACCGCCGCTTCCTCGCCGACCTGGCCGACCTGGCCCGGCAGTGCCTGGCCGCCTACTCGGCCGCCGGGTTCTCGCCCCGCACCGCGACCCGGGTGCTCGTCGACATCGTCCGCCGGGCGACGGAGTTCGCGGCCGGCCAGTCCCGCCTGCGCGCCTTCGGCCCGTCGGCCACCTCGGACGCGGCGGTGGCGGTCGAGACGGCCGCCGCCCGGACCCTCGCCCAGCTCGCCTGGCCGGTGATGCCGGAGTTCGCCGAGCAGCTGTGGCACGCCCTCGGCGAGACCGGGAGCCCTCGCTGGGACGGGGTCCACCCCGCGGCCCCGGGCCGACGACTGACCCGGACCTCGCCCTTCTTCCGCCCGCTGCCGGCCGACCTGGAGCAGTCGGTGTGGCCGGGCTGA
- a CDS encoding FAD-dependent oxidoreductase produces the protein MAGLTVGRATVVGAGVFGLCVAHELAVRGWQVQVAHRDPLDDSGASTAESRILRTSYGADDWYTRSAWRSRELWLRIGRTAGRTVLAPTGVLLLGAADRWTHDTVAAARRVGVPLCEVDRAEAARRFPWFTPGPADHLLFEPSGAVLLAREAIRAVAARAVDRGVRLRRAEVRADDARPVTDGRPLTGDVTVWAVGPGLPALFPGLTSARVVAQDSMYLDPPAPGPGHPPPPAWIDRDAEWYGVPAVGAGGVKVVADRTVAPDADVVPVDPYPYLRRRVPALRDAPVRRHERCRYVEMPDEHFLLDRHPADPTVWLVGGDGGHGFKHGPAWAAFVCDAVEGRITVPSRFRIR, from the coding sequence GTGGCCGGGCTGACCGTCGGGCGGGCCACCGTGGTCGGCGCGGGCGTCTTCGGACTCTGCGTCGCCCACGAACTCGCGGTGCGGGGCTGGCAGGTGCAGGTCGCCCACCGCGATCCGCTCGACGACTCCGGCGCGTCCACCGCCGAGTCGCGCATCCTGCGCACCTCGTACGGGGCCGACGACTGGTACACCCGGTCGGCGTGGCGGTCACGGGAGCTGTGGCTCCGGATCGGTCGGACCGCCGGACGGACGGTGCTGGCACCGACCGGTGTGCTCCTGCTCGGCGCGGCCGACCGGTGGACGCACGACACCGTGGCCGCGGCCCGGCGTGTCGGGGTGCCGCTGTGCGAGGTCGACCGGGCCGAGGCGGCCCGCCGGTTCCCGTGGTTCACCCCCGGCCCCGCCGACCACCTGCTCTTCGAGCCGTCCGGCGCCGTGCTGCTCGCCCGGGAGGCGATCCGCGCCGTGGCCGCGCGTGCCGTCGACCGGGGCGTCCGGCTGCGCCGGGCCGAGGTGCGCGCGGACGACGCCCGACCGGTCACCGACGGGCGACCGCTCACCGGGGACGTCACGGTCTGGGCGGTCGGCCCGGGCCTGCCGGCCCTGTTCCCCGGCCTCACCTCGGCGCGAGTGGTCGCCCAGGACAGCATGTACCTCGACCCGCCGGCCCCGGGGCCGGGTCACCCGCCCCCGCCCGCCTGGATCGACCGCGACGCCGAGTGGTACGGCGTGCCCGCCGTCGGCGCGGGCGGCGTCAAGGTGGTGGCGGACCGGACGGTCGCGCCGGACGCCGACGTCGTGCCGGTCGACCCGTACCCCTACCTCCGCCGCCGGGTGCCCGCGCTGCGGGACGCCCCGGTGCGGCGGCACGAGCGCTGCCGCTACGTGGAGATGCCGGACGAGCACTTCCTGCTGGACCGGCACCCGGCCGACCCGACCGTCTGGCTCGTCGGGGGCGACGGCGGCCACGGCTTCAAGCACGGCCCGGCCTGGGCGGCGTTCGTGTGCGACGCGGTGGAGGGACGGATCACCGTGCCCTCCCGGTTCCGGATCCGATGA
- a CDS encoding DUF4178 domain-containing protein, translated as MALLHQLAPGTQVGLHGTRWTVRARLLACDDIDEWGEYLLGSGRAGMWLALEPGPDGLRASSWIRRPVTDDEYDPARGRLRDTALTETGRGRAAYRADGDLGVVPGAAARGHLHYVEYRTDAGVHVAAERLALDAPWLIGVDCALTMTDLRLLSEAAP; from the coding sequence ATGGCGCTCCTGCACCAACTGGCGCCCGGCACGCAGGTCGGGCTGCACGGGACCCGGTGGACGGTGCGCGCTCGGCTGCTGGCCTGCGACGACATCGACGAGTGGGGCGAATATCTGTTGGGCAGCGGCCGGGCCGGCATGTGGCTCGCGCTCGAACCCGGCCCGGACGGGCTGCGGGCGTCCTCGTGGATCCGCCGGCCGGTCACCGACGACGAGTACGACCCGGCGCGCGGCCGACTGCGCGACACCGCGCTGACCGAGACCGGCCGGGGGCGGGCGGCGTACCGGGCCGACGGGGACCTCGGCGTCGTCCCCGGCGCGGCGGCCCGGGGACACCTGCACTACGTCGAGTACCGCACCGACGCGGGTGTCCACGTGGCGGCGGAACGACTCGCACTGGACGCGCCCTGGCTGATCGGGGTGGACTGTGCGTTGACCATGACGGACCTGCGACTGCTCTCGGAGGCTGCCCCGTGA
- a CDS encoding SIS domain-containing protein, producing the protein MTSALHRTIHTQADAIEAMAGADLAEPARRLRDARRVLLVGTGTSRHAADLGALLLRDAGLDAYGFAAEQFVTWGPALRPDDAVVVISHTGRTAYSRRAREVARSAGCRLLSITGERAGWPEAIVTVGPEESETYTVSYTACLAALANLAHRLGCPDVGPADLTRAARHVRAVCATHEPGAVPAPERALGLVGAGPYAVTAAEGALKIREAAGVLAEGFDAERLLHGAAVPYGPRDRLLLVAPDSDADGLVAAIGDAAAAEGVPVSVVPGVAGLHPVLAQLPVTVGLQLLADELAEVNRHDPDQVIVGAWAEESLWERGAVPSPGH; encoded by the coding sequence GTGACGTCCGCGCTGCACCGGACCATCCACACCCAGGCCGACGCCATCGAGGCGATGGCCGGCGCGGACCTCGCCGAGCCGGCGCGACGGCTGCGCGACGCCCGGCGGGTGCTGCTGGTCGGCACCGGCACCAGCCGGCACGCCGCCGACCTGGGGGCGCTCCTGCTGCGCGACGCCGGCCTCGACGCGTACGGCTTCGCCGCCGAGCAGTTCGTCACCTGGGGCCCGGCGCTACGCCCGGACGACGCCGTGGTGGTCATCTCGCACACCGGGCGGACGGCCTACAGCCGCCGGGCGCGGGAGGTGGCCCGCTCGGCGGGCTGCCGCCTGCTGTCGATCACCGGTGAGCGGGCCGGCTGGCCGGAGGCGATCGTCACGGTCGGGCCGGAGGAGTCCGAGACGTACACGGTGAGCTACACCGCCTGCCTGGCCGCGCTGGCGAACCTGGCGCACCGCCTCGGCTGCCCCGACGTCGGCCCGGCCGACCTCACCCGGGCGGCCCGGCACGTGCGCGCCGTGTGCGCCACCCACGAGCCGGGCGCCGTGCCCGCGCCCGAACGCGCGCTCGGGCTGGTCGGCGCCGGGCCGTACGCGGTCACCGCCGCCGAGGGCGCGTTGAAGATCCGGGAGGCCGCCGGGGTGCTGGCCGAGGGGTTCGACGCGGAACGGTTGCTGCACGGCGCCGCCGTGCCGTACGGCCCCCGGGACCGGCTGCTGCTGGTCGCTCCGGACAGCGACGCCGACGGGCTGGTCGCCGCGATCGGCGACGCCGCCGCTGCCGAGGGCGTCCCGGTGAGCGTCGTCCCCGGCGTCGCCGGCCTGCACCCGGTGCTGGCGCAACTGCCGGTCACCGTCGGCCTGCAACTGCTGGCCGACGAGCTGGCCGAGGTGAACCGACACGATCCCGACCAGGTGATCGTCGGCGCGTGGGCCGAGGAGAGCCTGTGGGAGCGCGGCGCCGTGCCGAGCCCGGGGCACTGA